The following proteins are encoded in a genomic region of Necator americanus strain Aroian chromosome II, whole genome shotgun sequence:
- a CDS encoding hypothetical protein (NECATOR_CHRII.G5372.T1), producing the protein MRKLLGGENAMEPEDILLDDEHIQRPVPKESMSGKPSQPYSSPKGLPTVAAALYESVSSPMQPQVAIVVPLAATKERIHKTWVNALSVLRRTTLSTLPQAQIRLHVLLMFPSTILSYNAIVGMPYPHLCSEPTELLESSAYAAPAPHYVTEFGMEYPLSSHINNNTEVNKEGREMNSRLSCQRQAEREEIFGTGRGVFLWDRLLGDDGRLANGAMRVSKAISLLFFNILFGMRDINSASAPRMIYLAHDSVLCGDSYCTYSGQIAPNTTTYVYTDNNQYNNYYQYSGNLHSPSQSYMIHGHGSQSPVSVEDDNSTGLGAATRASPATIQWLLDNYETADGTSLPRCALYDHYKNALKRPNTAMSMQSSRPASSSPAPRQSPNAPPPSAANGHSRNEVSDTDRLSLGNGEVPFIQTPQTDGLIEALPKLGLELSHVVLFVNAYNHNCSEVLYCVKQLQFEQIEEYWTTFWQPEDDLEDEDKALGQARLSQQQLFSLCTLPQIQHWVVSLDLAFYQTLVDVLVPDVLMSSMSPFLTQSCRNFAKNVEHYLKKAMQGAPEIMQKKKIQAVKYMAQGLRRYTSLNHLAQAARAVLQKPDQVTAMYNDYIRVDMQQVQEQAGWVSGCDSLMVHHIHNAFKDNLQKMAPMEEWAEWLESIVDQILAKYHDKPVQVISEVGKQFLLNWSCYTSMLIRDLTLRSAGSFGSFHLIRLLTDEYMVYLVESRIAKAANRAMITVISQPTDYPLFDDALPPLPQMSLSQQYIIHSRPSEHMYDQKFSLHRSVERTQVPSMGSEMLEIGNKSMLI; encoded by the exons GAAAGTATGTCTGGAAAACCTTCACAACCATATTCAAGCCCCAAAGGTCTCCCCACTGTAGCTGCCGCACTTTATGAGTCCGTCTCATCACCAATGCAACCTCAAGTCGCGATAGTTGTTCCATTGGCGGCAACAAAAGAACGAATACATAAAACATGGGTAAACGCTCTGTCCGTCCTTCGCCGAACTACACTAAGCACCCTACCACAAGCTCAGATTCGGCTACATGTCCTGCTGATGTTCCCGTCCACTATTCTCAGCTACAACGCCATCGTTGGTATGCCGTATCCGCACCTAT GTTCGGAACCAACTGAACTTCTGGAATCGTCTGCATACGCTGCACCTGCACCACATTACGTTACCGAATTTGGGATGGAATATCCATTATCTTCTcacataaacaacaacac CGAAGTGAACAAAGAAGGTCGGGAAATGAATAGCCGACTGTCTTGCCAAAGGCAAGCAGAGAGAGAGGAGATATTTGGAACAGGAAGAGGTGTGTTTCTATGGGACCGATTACTTGGCGACGACGGTCGTCTGGCCAACGGGGCTATGCGTGTCTCCAAGGCGATCTCTTTA CTCTTCTTTAACATACTTTTTGGTATGCGCGACATCAATAGCGCCTCCGCGCCTCGTATGATTTACTTGGCTCACGACTCAGTTCTATGCGGTGACTCCTACTGTACATACTCTGGGCAAATAGCTCCTAA CACTACTACCTATGTCTACACGGATAACAATCAGTACAACAACTACTATCAG TATTCCGGAAATTTGCACTCTCCGAGTCAGTCCTACATGATCCATGGCCACGGATCACAGTCGCCTGTATCTGTGGAAGATGATAACTCGACCGGACTTGGAGCTGCCACGAGAGCATCTCCAGCTACT aTCCAATGGTTGCTGGACAACTACGAAACTGCTGACGGGACTTCTTTGCCTCGATGTGCACTCTACGACCATTACAAGAA CGCGCTAAAACGTCCGAACACAGCAATGTCGATGCAAAGCAGTAGACCAGCAAGCAG CAGTCCGGCTCCACGACAATCACCGAATGCTCCACCTCCGTCAGCTGCGAATGGACATTCACGAAACGAAG tGTCCGACACAGATAGGCTCTCACTTGGGAATGGAGAAGTACCGTTCATTCAAACTCCACAAACTGACGGTCTTATTGAGGCATTACCGAAACTTGGGCTCGAACTCTCTCATGTTGTGCTGTTCGTGAACGCATACAACCATAATTGTTCT GAAGTGCTGTACTGTGTAAAACAACTGCAATTTGAACAAATTGAAGAGTATTGGACAACATTTTGGCAACCCGAAGACGATCTCGAAGATGAAGA CAAAGCACTGGGTCAAGCTCGACTCTCACAACAACAGCTCTTCTCTCTATGCACTCTTCCACAAATCCAACACTGGGTCGTTTCACTGGATTTGGCTTTCTATCAAACTCTCGTTGACGTCTTGGTACCGGATGTGCTTATGAGCAGCATGTCTC CGTTCCTGACTCAGTCGTGCcggaattttgcaaaaaacgTCGAACATTATCTGAAGAAGGCAATGCAAGGAGCTCCTGAGATCatgcaaaagaagaagattcaAGCTGTTAAGTATATGGCACAAGGATTGAGAAG GTACACTTCACTCAATCATCTCGCGCAAGCTGCTCGTGCAGTACTGCAAAAACCTGATCAAGTTACCGCTATGTATAACGACTATATTAG AGTGGACATGCAACAGGTGCAGGAACAGGCCGGTTGGGTAAGCGGATGCGACTCGCTCATGGTTCATCACATCCATAACGCATTCAAAGATAATCTGCAGAAAATGGCACCGATGGAAGAATGGGCAGAATGGCTTGAGAGCATTGTTGATCAG atCCTAGCTAAGTATCATGACAAGCCGGTGCAAGTGATTTCTGAGGTTGGAAAACAGTTCCTGCTCAACTGGAGCTGCTACAC CTCTATGCTGATCCGCGACCTGACATTGCGATCAGCCGGATCCTTTGGATCTTTCCACCTCATTCGATTGCTCACCGACGAGTACATGGTTTACCTGGTTGAGTCTCGCATCGCCAAAGCAGCTAACAGAGCGATGATCACCGTGATTAGTCAA CCCACAGATTATCCGTTGTTTGATGACGCCCTTCCACCCCTCCCTCAGATGTCCCTCAGTCAACAGTATATCATCCATAGTCGGCCATCAGAGCACATGTACGATCAGAAG ttttctttgcaTCGTTCTGTTGAGCGAACACAGGTACCCTCAATGGGATCCG AAATGCTCGAAATTGGCAACAAGTCCATGTTGATCTGA
- a CDS encoding hypothetical protein (NECATOR_CHRII.G5372.T2) translates to MRKLLGGENAMEPEDILLDDEHIQRPVPKESMSGKPSQPYSSPKGLPTVAAALYESVSSPMQPQVAIVVPLAATKERIHKTWVNALSVLRRTTLSTLPQAQIRLHVLLMFPSTILSYNAIVGMPYPHLCSEPTELLESSAYAAPAPHYVTEFGMEYPLSSHINNNTEVNKEGREMNSRLSCQRQAEREEIFGTGRGVFLWDRLLGDDGRLANGAMRVSKAISLYSGNLHSPSQSYMIHGHGSQSPVSVEDDNSTGLGAATRASPATIQWLLDNYETADGTSLPRCALYDHYKKAYVERACGDLSGDKLTYILTKHLRHCHEHKLDAVNAASFGKLIRSVFNGLRTRRLGTRGNSKYHYYGIRIKADSPLMQAHVPERYSPHEAALKRPNTAMSMQSSRPASSSPAPRQSPNAPPPSAANGHSRNEVSDTDRLSLGNGEVPFIQTPQTDGLIEALPKLGLELSHVVLFVNAYNHNCSEVLYCVKQLQFEQIEEYWTTFWQPEDDLEDEDKALGQARLSQQQLFSLCTLPQIQHWVVSLDLAFYQTLVDVLVPDVLMSSMSPFLTQSCRNFAKNVEHYLKKAMQGAPEIMQKKKIQAVKYMAQGLRRYTSLNHLAQAARAVLQKPDQVTAMYNDYIRVDMQQVQEQAGWVSGCDSLMVHHIHNAFKDNLQKMAPMEEWAEWLESIVDQILAKYHDKPVQVISEVGKQFLLNWSCYTSMLIRDLTLRSAGSFGSFHLIRLLTDEYMVYLVESRIAKAANRAMITVISQPTDYPLFDDALPPLPQMSLSQQYIIHSRPSEHMYDQKFSLHRSVERTQVPSMGSEMLEIGNKSMLI, encoded by the exons GAAAGTATGTCTGGAAAACCTTCACAACCATATTCAAGCCCCAAAGGTCTCCCCACTGTAGCTGCCGCACTTTATGAGTCCGTCTCATCACCAATGCAACCTCAAGTCGCGATAGTTGTTCCATTGGCGGCAACAAAAGAACGAATACATAAAACATGGGTAAACGCTCTGTCCGTCCTTCGCCGAACTACACTAAGCACCCTACCACAAGCTCAGATTCGGCTACATGTCCTGCTGATGTTCCCGTCCACTATTCTCAGCTACAACGCCATCGTTGGTATGCCGTATCCGCACCTAT GTTCGGAACCAACTGAACTTCTGGAATCGTCTGCATACGCTGCACCTGCACCACATTACGTTACCGAATTTGGGATGGAATATCCATTATCTTCTcacataaacaacaacac CGAAGTGAACAAAGAAGGTCGGGAAATGAATAGCCGACTGTCTTGCCAAAGGCAAGCAGAGAGAGAGGAGATATTTGGAACAGGAAGAGGTGTGTTTCTATGGGACCGATTACTTGGCGACGACGGTCGTCTGGCCAACGGGGCTATGCGTGTCTCCAAGGCGATCTCTTTA TATTCCGGAAATTTGCACTCTCCGAGTCAGTCCTACATGATCCATGGCCACGGATCACAGTCGCCTGTATCTGTGGAAGATGATAACTCGACCGGACTTGGAGCTGCCACGAGAGCATCTCCAGCTACT aTCCAATGGTTGCTGGACAACTACGAAACTGCTGACGGGACTTCTTTGCCTCGATGTGCACTCTACGACCATTACAAGAA GGCCTACGTTGAGAGAGCTTGTGGTGATCTGAGTGGTGACAAGCTAACTTATATCCTAACCAAACATTTAAGGCATTGCCACGAACACAAGTTAGATGCCGTGAATGCAGCCTCATTTGGAAAACTTATACGCTCGGTGTTCAACGGTTTGAGGACCAGACGCCTTGGAACCCGCGGAAACTCTAAATACCATTACTATGGCATACGTATCAAGGCCGACTCACCACTTATGCAAGCACACGTTCCAGAACGATACTCACCACATGAGGC CGCGCTAAAACGTCCGAACACAGCAATGTCGATGCAAAGCAGTAGACCAGCAAGCAG CAGTCCGGCTCCACGACAATCACCGAATGCTCCACCTCCGTCAGCTGCGAATGGACATTCACGAAACGAAG tGTCCGACACAGATAGGCTCTCACTTGGGAATGGAGAAGTACCGTTCATTCAAACTCCACAAACTGACGGTCTTATTGAGGCATTACCGAAACTTGGGCTCGAACTCTCTCATGTTGTGCTGTTCGTGAACGCATACAACCATAATTGTTCT GAAGTGCTGTACTGTGTAAAACAACTGCAATTTGAACAAATTGAAGAGTATTGGACAACATTTTGGCAACCCGAAGACGATCTCGAAGATGAAGA CAAAGCACTGGGTCAAGCTCGACTCTCACAACAACAGCTCTTCTCTCTATGCACTCTTCCACAAATCCAACACTGGGTCGTTTCACTGGATTTGGCTTTCTATCAAACTCTCGTTGACGTCTTGGTACCGGATGTGCTTATGAGCAGCATGTCTC CGTTCCTGACTCAGTCGTGCcggaattttgcaaaaaacgTCGAACATTATCTGAAGAAGGCAATGCAAGGAGCTCCTGAGATCatgcaaaagaagaagattcaAGCTGTTAAGTATATGGCACAAGGATTGAGAAG GTACACTTCACTCAATCATCTCGCGCAAGCTGCTCGTGCAGTACTGCAAAAACCTGATCAAGTTACCGCTATGTATAACGACTATATTAG AGTGGACATGCAACAGGTGCAGGAACAGGCCGGTTGGGTAAGCGGATGCGACTCGCTCATGGTTCATCACATCCATAACGCATTCAAAGATAATCTGCAGAAAATGGCACCGATGGAAGAATGGGCAGAATGGCTTGAGAGCATTGTTGATCAG atCCTAGCTAAGTATCATGACAAGCCGGTGCAAGTGATTTCTGAGGTTGGAAAACAGTTCCTGCTCAACTGGAGCTGCTACAC CTCTATGCTGATCCGCGACCTGACATTGCGATCAGCCGGATCCTTTGGATCTTTCCACCTCATTCGATTGCTCACCGACGAGTACATGGTTTACCTGGTTGAGTCTCGCATCGCCAAAGCAGCTAACAGAGCGATGATCACCGTGATTAGTCAA CCCACAGATTATCCGTTGTTTGATGACGCCCTTCCACCCCTCCCTCAGATGTCCCTCAGTCAACAGTATATCATCCATAGTCGGCCATCAGAGCACATGTACGATCAGAAG ttttctttgcaTCGTTCTGTTGAGCGAACACAGGTACCCTCAATGGGATCCG AAATGCTCGAAATTGGCAACAAGTCCATGTTGATCTGA
- a CDS encoding hypothetical protein (NECATOR_CHRII.G5373.T1) produces the protein MLLFNSPYSWSLFSPVGGKPFKDSKDYVHLDDNYLYHKDGTDFDRNTEQKTGQSAEDDDNDDDDPLGAKKDVVNVHISSAFSNKQSFSCPLAKPLLHTGGTLADLSPEDIDIVAAMGDALPAGRGLWEVVDVEFRGASFPIGGDANIDGLITFPNILLEFNERLEGISHGMGRRDRMPDYQLNVAQSETETEDLPEQAVELVRRLHSLMSLHELRRKWTLVTIATGTEEFCNRCDTPSHSSIRRALGILRKGIPKAFVVLLGPVHVASSYKLDMNILGVLKSPLKSTICRLVQRHHPWGDACFTLVPIRGCPYFRTVQNMEHCTVLLESEYQRNHATTVRPVNGTVKIPHRVVVRNNLVEIIALVVFLCMISVSVLGTIFYCHGRKATIGRFEVVPEESSNVTR, from the exons atgctccttttcaatTCGCCCTACAGttggtccttattctctcctgttggtggaaagccgttcaaggatagcaaa GATTACGTTCATTTGGATGACAACTATCTCTATCATAAAGACGGCACGGATTTCGATAGAAATACAGAGCAGAAAACTGGACAAAGTGCAGAGGACGACGACAACGATGATGACGATCCGCTGGG TGCGAAGAAAGACGTAGTGAACGTACACATTTCAAGCGCTTTTTCTAACAAACAAAGCTTCTCTTGCCCTCTGGCGAAGCCTTTGCTGCATACT GGAGGAACTTTGGCCGATCTTTCACCGGAAGACATCGATATTGTTGCAGCTATGGGCGATGCACTTCCT GCAGGTAGAGGCCTGTGGGAAGTAGTTGACGTGGAGTTCCGTGGGGCTTCATTTCCAATTGGCGGCGATGCAAACATTGATGGACTGATTACATTTCCAA ATATTTTACTGGAGTTCAATGAACGCTTGGAAGGGATTTCTCATGGAATGGGACGACGAGATCGGATGCCAGACTATCAGTTGAACGTTGCGCAGTCTGAGACTGAGACCGAGGATTTGCCGGAACAG GCTGTCGAGTTGGTGCGTCGCCTGCATTCGCTGATGTCTTTGCACGAACTCCGGCGGAAATGGACGCTTGTAACAATTGCCACTGGGACTGAAGAG TTCTGCAACCGATGCGACACGCCTAGCCATTCTTCAATTCGTCGAGCGCTTGGGATCCTTCGCAAAGGCATACCGAAGGCGTTTGTCGTGCTTCTAGGACCAGTGCACGTTGCTTCTTCATATAAATTGGATATGAATATATTGGG AGTGCTGAAGTCACCTTTGAAATCAACTATTTGTCGTTTggttcaaaggcatcacccctggGGTGATGCATGTTTCACGTTGGTGCCtatacgg GGATGCCCGTACTTTCGCACTGTGCAGAATATGGAGCATTGTACAGTACTGTTAGAATCCGAATATCAACGAAATCACGCCACGACAGTCAGACCTGTTAACGGAACAGTTAAG attcCACACCGTGTAGTGGTTCGTAACAACTTGGTGGAAATTATCGCTCTTGTTGTGTTTCTCTGCATGATATCTGTCAG CGTTCTCGGCACCATCTTTTACTGTCACGGTCGAAAAGCAACTATTGGGAGGTTCGAGGTTGTTCCGGAGGAGAGCAGTAACGTCACTCGAtag
- a CDS encoding hypothetical protein (NECATOR_CHRII.G5373.T2), giving the protein MWYQFVDHVGMKNLDYVHLDDNYLYHKDGTDFDRNTEQKTGQSAEDDDNDDDDPLGAKKDVVNVHISSAFSNKQSFSCPLAKPLLHTGGTLADLSPEDIDIVAAMGDALPAGRGLWEVVDVEFRGASFPIGGDANIDGLITFPNILLEFNERLEGISHGMGRRDRMPDYQLNVAQSETETEDLPEQAVELVRRLHSLMSLHELRRKWTLVTIATGTEEFCNRCDTPSHSSIRRALGILRKGIPKAFVVLLGPVHVASSYKLDMNILGPRCPCLSSISKKKYRSIVLAWREVFVQVQGCPYFRTVQNMEHCTVLLESEYQRNHATTVRPVNGTVKIPHRVVVRNNLVEIIALVVFLCMISVSVLGTIFYCHGRKATIGRFEVVPEESSNVTR; this is encoded by the exons atgtggtaccaatttgtcgaccacgtaggaatgaaaaacttg GATTACGTTCATTTGGATGACAACTATCTCTATCATAAAGACGGCACGGATTTCGATAGAAATACAGAGCAGAAAACTGGACAAAGTGCAGAGGACGACGACAACGATGATGACGATCCGCTGGG TGCGAAGAAAGACGTAGTGAACGTACACATTTCAAGCGCTTTTTCTAACAAACAAAGCTTCTCTTGCCCTCTGGCGAAGCCTTTGCTGCATACT GGAGGAACTTTGGCCGATCTTTCACCGGAAGACATCGATATTGTTGCAGCTATGGGCGATGCACTTCCT GCAGGTAGAGGCCTGTGGGAAGTAGTTGACGTGGAGTTCCGTGGGGCTTCATTTCCAATTGGCGGCGATGCAAACATTGATGGACTGATTACATTTCCAA ATATTTTACTGGAGTTCAATGAACGCTTGGAAGGGATTTCTCATGGAATGGGACGACGAGATCGGATGCCAGACTATCAGTTGAACGTTGCGCAGTCTGAGACTGAGACCGAGGATTTGCCGGAACAG GCTGTCGAGTTGGTGCGTCGCCTGCATTCGCTGATGTCTTTGCACGAACTCCGGCGGAAATGGACGCTTGTAACAATTGCCACTGGGACTGAAGAG TTCTGCAACCGATGCGACACGCCTAGCCATTCTTCAATTCGTCGAGCGCTTGGGATCCTTCGCAAAGGCATACCGAAGGCGTTTGTCGTGCTTCTAGGACCAGTGCACGTTGCTTCTTCATATAAATTGGATATGAATATATTGGG ACCGCGGTGTCCATGTTTGAGTTCCATATCGAAGAAGAAATATAGATCAATAGTTCTTGCATGGCGAGAGGTGTTTGTTCAAGTACAG GGATGCCCGTACTTTCGCACTGTGCAGAATATGGAGCATTGTACAGTACTGTTAGAATCCGAATATCAACGAAATCACGCCACGACAGTCAGACCTGTTAACGGAACAGTTAAG attcCACACCGTGTAGTGGTTCGTAACAACTTGGTGGAAATTATCGCTCTTGTTGTGTTTCTCTGCATGATATCTGTCAG CGTTCTCGGCACCATCTTTTACTGTCACGGTCGAAAAGCAACTATTGGGAGGTTCGAGGTTGTTCCGGAGGAGAGCAGTAACGTCACTCGAtag
- a CDS encoding hypothetical protein (NECATOR_CHRII.G5374.T3): protein MLRYGAPIEASFTHLRGRFVCSITASLPHVVDTFGLVSTSWPHQLTTRHVKKSVTSISSIFNEAEFSPLNSSWAEITANDESLNGSIMESLSKSEARRNRKAAVPKKVNSKPKFVRSLELTEEIMTSSRRSERVKDKIESVRIESRTRIEVASTRTQESRKRHLSAASSITLNEDCEGCSPIKRIPPTGSTSSGRPARKNLKTETPTRSPFRSRRLFTDSPKSNQLKEFTPKDFWEDPTLGWCKDQATLDRRTKEIERAKEKPVYARYLEEIPRHLRVKGIHPRTPNKHINFSRRSWDAQMKSWKRSLYDWAGEEPSDSVNTSFCSHSSDEIKKEEEQENRCQSVLRSVREIEEIQVRPETDAMASLLGHFDMDSRRGDESTLKAPTNTLIDIRCNSVTSCARSGAVDLLLFTSPLEGGEDATWNTTASMWLVVRMLRNPVFFRLSKKIYLVVCGQTWIARILASTKAATKNDAVDREERK from the exons ATGCTGCGATAcggtgctccaatcgaagccTCGTTCACTCATTTGCGCGGGAGATTTGTGTGTTCGATTACGGCGTCGCTTCCACACGTTGTAGACACATTTGGCCTAGTTTCAACAAGTTG GCCCCATCAATTGACCACAA GACATG TGAAGAAAAGTGTCACTTCAATTTCCTCCATCTTT aaCGAAGCTGAATTTTCTCCACTCAACTCCTCTTGGGCTGAAATCACCGCAAATGATGAGAGTTTGAACGGAAGCATTATGGAGAGTCTTTCGAAGAGTGAGGCACGTCGTAATAGAAAAGCTGCAGTTCCAAAAAAG GTGAATTCCAAGCCAAAGTTTGTTCGTTCCCTTGAACTTACTGAGGAGATAATGACCAGCAGTCGACGCTCAGAAAGAGTAAAAGACAAG ATCGAATCGGTGCGGATCGAAAGCAGAACGAGAATAGAGGTAGCTTCAACTCGAACACAAGAG TCACGCAAGCGTCACTTGAGTGCTGCATCCTCTATCACTCTGAATGAGGATTGTGAAGGTTGTTCCCCTATCAAACGGATTCCTCCTACAGGATCCACGTCTAGTGGACGCCCCGCCCGGAAGAATTTAAAAACTGAAACGCCCACCAGGAGTCCTTTCAGGAGCAG gCGTCTTTTCACTGATAGTCCGAAGAGCAACCAGCTAAAAGAGTTTACTCCCAAAGACTTTTGGGAAGATCCGACTTTGGGATGGTGTAAAGATCAAGCTACCCTTGACCGACGTACAAAG GAAATCGAACGCGCCAAAGAAAAGCCTGTTTATGCCCGTTATCTGGAAGAAATACCTCGCCACCTTCGTGTTAAAGGAATACATCCACGAACGCCTAATAAGCATATCAACTTCAGCCGTAGGTCTTGGGACGCACag ATGAAAAGCTGGAAACGCAGTCTGTACGACTGGGCTGGGGAAGAGCCCTCTGATTCTGTGAACACTTCCTTCTGCAGCCACAGTTCTGACGAAATTAAGAAG GAAGAGGAACAGGAAAACCGTTGTCAATCTGTTCTACGTAGTGTGCGGGAAATTGAGGAGATCCAA GTACGACCCGAAACAGATGCCATGGCATCGTTACTGGGTCACTTTGACATGGATTCTCGTAGAGGAGATGAAAGCACCTTAAAAGCACCTACAAATACACTGAT CGACATTCGGTGCAATAGCGTGaccagttgcgctcgaagcggggcAGTGGACCTCCTGCTCTTCACCAGTCCGCTTGAAGGTGGTGAAGATGCCACCTGGAATACAACTGCG TCTATGTGGCTTGTTGTACGTATGCTTCGGAATCCCGTTTTCTTTCGCCTGTCCAAGAAAATCTATTTGGTGGTCTGTGGTCAAACATGGATAGCAAGAATTTTGGCGAGCACAAAAGCGGCGACCAAAAATGATGCGGTAGAtagagaagaaaggaaatga
- a CDS encoding hypothetical protein (NECATOR_CHRII.G5374.T2), protein MLRYGAPIEASFTHLRGRFVCSITASLPHVVDTFGLVSTSWPHQLTTRHVKKSVTSISSIFNEAEFSPLNSSWAEITANDESLNGSIMESLSKSEARRNRKAAVPKKVNSKPKFVRSLELTEEIMTSSRRSERVKDKIESVRIESRTRIEVASTRTQESRKRHLSAASSITLNEDCEGCSPIKRIPPTGSTSSGRPARKNLKTETPTRSPFRSRRLFTDSPKSNQLKEFTPKDFWEDPTLGWCKDQATLDRRTKEIERAKEKPVYARYLEEIPRHLRVKGIHPRTPNKHINFSRRSWDAQMKSWKRSLYDWAGEEPSDSVNTSFCSHSSDEIKKEEEQENRCQSVLRSVREIEEIQVRPETDAMASLLGHFDMDSRRGDESTLKAPTNTLMSGGPVDFSSLKS, encoded by the exons ATGCTGCGATAcggtgctccaatcgaagccTCGTTCACTCATTTGCGCGGGAGATTTGTGTGTTCGATTACGGCGTCGCTTCCACACGTTGTAGACACATTTGGCCTAGTTTCAACAAGTTG GCCCCATCAATTGACCACAA GACATG TGAAGAAAAGTGTCACTTCAATTTCCTCCATCTTT aaCGAAGCTGAATTTTCTCCACTCAACTCCTCTTGGGCTGAAATCACCGCAAATGATGAGAGTTTGAACGGAAGCATTATGGAGAGTCTTTCGAAGAGTGAGGCACGTCGTAATAGAAAAGCTGCAGTTCCAAAAAAG GTGAATTCCAAGCCAAAGTTTGTTCGTTCCCTTGAACTTACTGAGGAGATAATGACCAGCAGTCGACGCTCAGAAAGAGTAAAAGACAAG ATCGAATCGGTGCGGATCGAAAGCAGAACGAGAATAGAGGTAGCTTCAACTCGAACACAAGAG TCACGCAAGCGTCACTTGAGTGCTGCATCCTCTATCACTCTGAATGAGGATTGTGAAGGTTGTTCCCCTATCAAACGGATTCCTCCTACAGGATCCACGTCTAGTGGACGCCCCGCCCGGAAGAATTTAAAAACTGAAACGCCCACCAGGAGTCCTTTCAGGAGCAG gCGTCTTTTCACTGATAGTCCGAAGAGCAACCAGCTAAAAGAGTTTACTCCCAAAGACTTTTGGGAAGATCCGACTTTGGGATGGTGTAAAGATCAAGCTACCCTTGACCGACGTACAAAG GAAATCGAACGCGCCAAAGAAAAGCCTGTTTATGCCCGTTATCTGGAAGAAATACCTCGCCACCTTCGTGTTAAAGGAATACATCCACGAACGCCTAATAAGCATATCAACTTCAGCCGTAGGTCTTGGGACGCACag ATGAAAAGCTGGAAACGCAGTCTGTACGACTGGGCTGGGGAAGAGCCCTCTGATTCTGTGAACACTTCCTTCTGCAGCCACAGTTCTGACGAAATTAAGAAG GAAGAGGAACAGGAAAACCGTTGTCAATCTGTTCTACGTAGTGTGCGGGAAATTGAGGAGATCCAA GTACGACCCGAAACAGATGCCATGGCATCGTTACTGGGTCACTTTGACATGGATTCTCGTAGAGGAGATGAAAGCACCTTAAAAGCACCTACAAATACACTGATGTCCGGTGGTCCTGTAGACTTTTCTTCGCTCAAATCTTAG